A genomic stretch from Erigeron canadensis isolate Cc75 chromosome 9, C_canadensis_v1, whole genome shotgun sequence includes:
- the LOC122581066 gene encoding CBL-interacting protein kinase 18-like, whose product MDFNGGVLMHRYELGKLLGQGSFAKVYHGRNLETGVSVAIKVLDKEKIMKVGMMDQIKREISVMKLVKHPNVVELYEVMASKTKIYFILEYIKGGELFDKVAKGKLKEDVARSYFQQLILAVNFCHSRGVYHRDLKPENLLLDEEGNLKVSDFGLSALAETKRQDGLLHTSCGTPAYVAPEVIRHKGYDGAKADIWSCGVVLFVLLAGFLPFSGSNVMEMYRKIAKGEFKYPNWFPSDARKLVSKILDPNPKTRISIAKIMENSWFKKGLVSQPFTTKKSENETLCLKKADNLNAFEIISLSPGFDLSGLFDENYEDKKEVRFMSKQAVTYIISKLEVLAKSLNLKLMKNNGGLLKIEGLTEGKNGVLAIEFEIFEIAENVHLIEARQLGGERVEFWEIMNDHIRPALIDV is encoded by the coding sequence ATGGATTTCAATGGGGGTGTTTTGATGCACCGATACGAATTAGGAAAATTGTTGGGCCAAGGGAGTTTTGCAAAGGTGTACCATGGTAGGAACCTTGAGACAGGGGTGAGTGTAGCTATTAAGGTCCTAGACaaagaaaaaattatgaaaGTAGGAATGATGGATCAAATCAAAAGGGAGATTTCAGTAATGAAATTAGTTAAGCACCCGAATGTAGTAGAGCTTTATGAAGTCATGGCTAGCAAAACCAAGATTTACTTCATTTTAGAATATATTAAAGGCGGTGAGCTTTTTGATAAGGTAGCTAAAGGGAAGCTAAAAGAAGATGTTGCAAGAAGTTATTTCCAACAACTCATTCTTGCAGTCAATTTTTGTCATAGCCGTGGCGTTTACCATAGAGATTTGAAACCCGAGAATTTGTTATTGGATGAGGAAGGTAATTTGAAGGTTTCGGATTTTGGGTTAAGTGCTTTGGCTGAAACAAAGAGGCAAGATGGTTTGCTACATACATCTTGTGGTACGCCTGCGTACGTTGCACCAGAAGTTATTAGACATAAAGGGTATGATGGAGCAAAAGCCGATATTTGGTCATGTGGGGTTGTTCTGTTTGTGCTTTTGGCAGGTTTTCTTCCGTTTAGCGGCTCAAATGTCATGGAGATGTATAGAAAGATCGCAAAGGGAGAGTTCAAGTATCCAAATTGGTTTCCTTCTGATGCGCGAAAATTAGTTTCAAAAATCTTGGATCCAAACCCGAAAACCAGGATTTCCATTGCAAAAATAATGGAAAACTCGTGGTTTAAAAAGGGTTTGGTTTCTCAGCCATTTACAACCAAAAAATCCGAAAATGAAACACTATGTTTGAAAAAAGCCGATAACTTGAACGCATTTGAAATTATTTCCTTGTCACCAGGATTTGATTTATCAGGATTGTTCGACGAAAACTATGAAGACAAAAAAGAAGTGAGGTTCATGTCAAAACAGGCTGTcacatatataatttcaaaactgGAAGTATTAGCAAAGAGCTTGAATTTAAAACTAATGAAGAACAATGGAGGGTTGCTAAAAATAGAAGGATTGACAGAAGGCAAAAATGGTGTTTTAGCCATTGAATTTGAAATCTTTGAGATTGCGGAGAATGTGCATCTTATCGAGGCAAGGCAATTGGGAGGGGAAAGAGTCGAGTTTTGGGAGATTATGAACGATCATATAAGGCCAGCCCTTATAGATGTTTGA